In one Betta splendens chromosome 14, fBetSpl5.4, whole genome shotgun sequence genomic region, the following are encoded:
- the myo7ab gene encoding unconventional myosin-VIIa isoform X1, translated as MVILQQGDYVWLDLKTGREFDVPVGAVVKLCDSGQIQVLDDEGREHWISPQNATNIKPMHPTSIHGVEDMIRLGDLNEAGILRNLLIRYSECVIYTYTGSILVAVNPYQLLPIYTPDQIRLYTNKKIGEMPPHIFAIADNCYFNMQRNNKDQCCIISGESGAGKTESTKLILQFLAAISGQHSWIEQQVLEATPILEAFGNAKTIRNDNSSRFGKYIDIHFSKRGAIEGAKIEQYLLEKSRVCRQAPDERNYHVFYCMLKGMAPEPKAKLGLGLATDYCYLTMGNCTECDGRDDLSDYSSILSAMKVLMFTETENWEISKLLAAILHMGNLRFEARTYDNLDACVVVRSPDLVTAASLMEVEPKDVMVCLTTRTLITRGESVATPLSVEQGLDVRDAFVKGIYGRLFVWIVDKINAAIYRPPSCQSNISRRSIGLLDIFGFENFIINSFEQLCINFANENLQQFFVRHVFKLEQEEYNLEDISWQHIEFTDNQEALDMIANKPMNIISLIDEESKFPKGTDSTMLYKLNSQHKLNSNYIPPKNSYGTQFGIQHFAGVVHYETRGFLEKNRDSLHTDIIQLVHSSKNKFIKQIFQADVAMFLCGYQQPSTPAPKGVETRKRSPTLSSQFKRSLEMLMRTLSVCQPFFVRCIKPNELKKPMLFDRELCIRQLRYSGMMETIRIRRAGYPIRYTFAEFVDRYRVLMPGVKPAHVQEDLRGTCQQIVLARLGKHDDWQIGKTKIFLKDHHDMQLEIERDKAITDKVILIQKAVRGHKERTNFLRLRSAVTFIQKVWRGYRCRRNYQIMQSGFLRLQAVYRSRKDYRSYRRARLRVTLLQARCRGFLLRQTFCRRLRAVLTIQAYTRGMIARRLCQRLRAELRHRLEAERQRLAEEEQLRNQMTARRAKAEAERKHRERLVQMAQQQEERERGEKEEARRKKELLEQMERDKEQPVDHSDMVDRVFGFLGNAGPLPNQDGQAPAGFEDLENTPRGEEAEEEVLNEALPLPDEEDEDLSEYKFSKFAATYFQGVSTHTYIRRPLKQPLLFHEDEGDQLAALAVWITVLRFMGDLPEPKCQLVINDGSEKIPVMTKIYETLGKRTYKRELQELQVEGENSSIDGQKRNSVRHKLVSLTLKRKSKITEEVTRRLTDGDYGLQGNSMLEERPTSNLEKLHFIIGNGILRPALRDEVYCQICKQLTQNPSKSSHARGWILLSLCVGCFAPSEKFVKYLRTFLNNGPPGYAPYCEERLRRTFANRTRTQPPSWLELQATKSKKPIMLPVTFMDGTTKTLLADSATTASELCNALADKINLRDQFGFSLYIALFDKVSSLGSGSDHVMDAVSQCEQYAKEQGAQERNAPWRLFFRKEIFTPWHNPAEDHVSTNLIYQQIVRGVKFGEYRCEREEDLAELASQQYYVDYGSEMLQDRLLSLIPSYIPDREITSTKTAEKWVQLIISSHKKGLQTKRRLNTQRVKEDVVDFARLKWPLLFSRFYEAFKFSGPSLPKNDVIVAVNWTGVYFVDEQEQVLLELSFPEITAVSSSRGGKLQGQSFTLATIKGDEYTFTSNNAEDIRDLVVNFLEGLRKRSKYVVGLLDCPNPVGADSTFLSFSKGDLIILDEHDGEHVMNSGWAHGINDRTKLRGNFPADCVYVLPTVTRPQYDLVALVTMTPDQRRESIGLSHMNLSDEDKTKAYTLEEFSYDYFRAPPKSTLSRVMISKARGKERLWSCTREPLKQPLLKKVLAHEELAQEACLAFIAVMKYMGDYPSKRLRSVIELTDQIFEGALKAEPLKDEIFCQILKQLTDNHIKYSEEKGWELLWLCTGLFPPSNILLPHVQKFLQAKKHYPLAPDCMQRLQKALRNGSRKYPPHLVEVEAIQHKTTQIFHKVYFPDDADEVFEVESSTKAKDFCYNISGRLMLKSSEGFSLFVKITDKVISVPDGDFFFDFVRHLTDWIKKARHVKDGVVPSLTYQVFFMKKLWTNTVPGKDSMADSIFHYYQELPKYLRGYHKCSKEEVHQLAALIYRVKFEDDKSHFHNISKILKDLVPQDQIRHLSTDDWKRSIISLFNKHSGKSREDAKLSFLKIIYKWPTFGSAFFEVKQTTDPNYPETLLIAINKHGVSLIDPKSKDILTTHPFTKISNWSSGNTYFHITIGNLVRGSKLLCETSLGYKMDDLLTSYISQMLTTMTKQRTSRGNNK; from the exons ATGGTCATTCTGCAGCAG GGGGACTATGTGTGGCTGGACCTTAAAACGGGCAGAGAGTTTGACGTTCCGGTGGGAGCTGTGGTCAAACTGTGCGACTCTGGACAGATCCAGGTTCTGGATGACGAAGGCCGG GAGCACTGGATTTCCCCTCAGAATGCCACCAACATCAAGCCCATGCACCCCACCTCCATCCACGGGGTGGAGGACATGATTCGCCTGGGAGACCTGAACGAAGCCGGCATCCTCCGCAACCTGCTCATCCGTTACAGTGAATGTGTCATCTAC ACGTACACTGGCTCAATCCTGGTGGCCGTCAACCCCTACCAGCTTCTGCCCATCTACACCCCGGACCAGATCCGCCTCTACACCAACAAGAAGATCGGCGAGATGCCGCCGCACATATTCGCCATTGCGGACAACTGCTACTTCAACATGCAGAGGAACAACAAGGACCAGTGCTGCATCATCAG cggcGAGTCCGGAGCTGGGAAGACGGAGAGCACGAAGCTGATCCTGCAGTTCCTCGCCGCCATCAGCGGGCAGCACTCCTGGATAGagcagcaggtcctggaggCCACGCCCATCCTGGAAG CCTTCGGCAACGCCAAGACCATCCGCAACGACAACTCCAGCCGCTTTGGGAAGTACATAGACATCCACTTCAGCAAGCGCGGCGCCATCGAAGGGGCCAAGATAGAGCAGTACCTGTTGGAGAAGTCTCGAGTGTGTCGACAG GCTCCGGATGAGAGAAATTACCATGTTTTCTACTGTATGCTGAAAGGGATGGCCCCAGAGCCCAAAGCCAagctgggcctgggcctggccACAGACTACTGCTACCTCACCATG GGTAATTGTACGGAGTGTGACGGTCGTGATGACCTCAGCGATTACTCCAGCATCCTGTCAGCCATGAAGGTCCTCATGTTCACGGAAACGGAAAACTGGGAGATTTCCAAGCTGCTGGCTGCCATCCTGCACATGGGCAACCTGCGATTCGAgg CTCGCACTTACGACAACCTGGACGCCTGCGTGGTGGTCCGATCCCCTGATCTGGTCACTGCTGCTTCACTCATGGAG gtggagcccaaGGATGTGATGGTGTGTTTGACCACGCGAACCCTGATCACACGCGGGGAAAGCGTTGCCACGCCGCTCAGCGTGGAACAAGGCCTCGACGTCAGGGACGCTTTTGTCAAG GGCATCTACGGCAGGTTGTTTGTGTGGATTGTGGATAAAATCAACGCTGCCATATACAGGCCGCCGTCGTGCCAGAGCAACATCTCACGCAGATCCATCGGGTTGCTGGACATTTTTGGTTTTGAGAACTTCATCATCAACAG CTTCGAACAGCTGTGCATCAACTTCGCCAACGAGAACCTGCAGCAGTTCTTCGTTCGGCACGTCTtcaagctggagcaggaggagtatAACCTGGAGGACATCAGCTGGCAGCACATCGAGTTCACCGACAACCAGGAGGCTCTGGACATGATCGCCAACAAGCCCATGAACATCATCTCCCTGATCGACGAGGAGAGCAAGTTTCCCAAG GGAACTGACTCTACAATGCTGTATAAACTCAACTCTCAGCACAAGCTCAACTCAAACTACATCCCTCCTAAAAACAGCTACGGAACGCAGTTCGGGATCCAACACTTTGCTGGCGTGGTCCACTACGAGACCAGAG GCTTCCTGGAGAAAAACCGAGACAGCCTCCACACCGACATCATCCAGCTCGTCCACTCGTCCAAGAACAAGTTCATCAAGCAGATCTTCCAGGCTGACGTTGCCATG TTTCTGTGTGGCTATCAGCAGCCCAGCACCCCTGCTCCCAAG GGCGTGGAGACGAGGAAGCGCTCTCCCACCCTGAGCAGCCAGTTCAAGCGGTCCCTAGAGATGCTGATGAGGACGCTCAGCGTGTGTCAGCCGTTCTTCGTCCGCTGCATCAAACCCAACGAGCTGAAGAAACCTATG ttaTTTGACAGAGAGCTGTGCATTCGTCAGCTGCGCTACTCCGGCATGATGGAGACCATCCGGATCAGGAGAGCCGGTTATCCCATCAGATACACCTTTGCTGAGTTTGTGGACCGTTACAGAGTCCTCATGCCGGGCGTCAAACCTGCACACGTACAG GAGGACCTGCGGGGGACGTGCCAGCAAATAGTCCTGGCTCGTCTGGGGAAACACGACGACTGGCAGATTGGAAAAACCAAGATCTTCCTAAAG GACCATCATGACATGCAGCTGGAGATCGAGAGAGACAAGGCCATCACCGACAAGGTCATCCTCATCCAGAAGGCTGTGCGGGGACACAAAGAGAG AACCAACTTCCTCAGGCTGAGGAGTGCCGTGACCTTCATCCAGAAGGTGTGGAGAGGTTATCGCTGCAGGAGAAATTACCAAATT ATGCAGTCCGGCTTCCTGCGCCTTCAGGCCGTCTACCGGTCGAGGAAGGACTACAGGAGCTACCGCAGGGCGCGGCTCCGCGTCACCCTCCTGCAGGCGCGCTGCCGCGGCTTCCTGCTCCGGCAGACTTTCTGCCGCCGCCTGCGCGCCGTGTTGACCATCCAGGCCTACACCAGGGGCATGATAGCCAGGCGCCTCTGTCAGAGGCTGAGGGCCGAG CTGCGGCATCGCCTGGAGGCCGAGCGCCAGCGCCTGgccgaggaggagcagctgcgcAACCAGATGACGGCGCGGCGGGCCAAGGCGGAGGCCGAGAGGAAGCACCGGGAGCGGCTGGTCCAAatggcccagcagcaggaggagcgggagcggggggagaaggaggaggccaggaggaagaaggagctgctggagcagatggaGAGGGACAAGGAGCAGCCCGTGGACCACTCGGACATGGTGGACCGCGTGTTTGGGTTCCTGGGGAACGCCGGGCCGCTGCCCAACCAGGACGGACAGGCGCCAGCTGGGTTCGAG GACTTAGAGAACACTCCTCGCGGtgaggaagctgaggaggaggtccTGAACGAAGCTCTGCCGCTGCCTgacgaggaagacgaggacTTGTCCGAATACAAGTTCTCCAAGTTTGCCGCCACGTATTTTCAGGGCGTTTCCACTCACACCTACATCCGACGACCGCTGAAGCAGCCTCTGCTTTTTCATGAGGATGAGGGAGACCAGCTG GCCGCATTGGCTGTGTGGATCACGGTGTTAAGATTCATGGGAGACCTCCCTGAGCCCAAGTGCCAGCTGGTCATTAATGACGGCAGCGAAAAGATCCCGGTCATGACCAAAATCTACGAAACCCTCGGCAAGAGGACCTACAAaagggagctgcaggagctacAGGTGGAAGGAGAG AACAGCTCCATAGACGGCCAGAAGAGGAACAGCGTCAGGCACAAACTTGTGTCCCTCACGCTGAAGAGGAAGTCCAAGATCACAGAGGAG GTCACCAGGCGGCTGACGGACGGAGACTACGGCCTCCAGGGCAACAGCATGCTGGAGGAGCGCCCCACGTCCAACCTGGAGAAGCTGCACTTCATCATCGGCAACGGCATCCTGCGGCCGGCCCTCAG GGACGAGGTCTACTGTCAGATCTGCAAGCAGCTCACCCAGAATCCCTCCAAGAGCAGCCACGCGCGCGGGTGGATCCTGCTGTCGCTGTGCGTCGGCTGCTTCGCTCCCTCCGAGAAGTTTGTCAAA TACTTACGGACATTTTTGAACAACGGCCCTCCGGGTTATGCTCCATATTGTGAGGAAAGGTTGAGGAGGACGTTTGCCAATCGTACACGGACGCAGCCGCCATCTTGGTTGGAATTGCAG GCTACGAAATCCAAGAAGCCCATCATGCTGCCGGTAACGTTCATGGACGGTACCACCAAGACCCTGCTGGCGGACTCGGCCACCACCGCCAGCGAGCTGTGCAACGCTCTGGCCGACAAGATCAACCTGAGGGATCAGTTCGGCTTCTCGCTGTACATCGCCCTGTTTGACAAG GTGTCGTCTCTGGGGAGCGGCAGCGACCACGTCATGGACGCGGTGTCCCAGTGTGAGCAGTACGCGAAGGAGCAGGGCGCCCAGGAGAGGAACGCCCCCTGGAGGCTGTTCTTCAGGAAGGAGATCTTCACGCCGTGGCACAACCCCGCGGAGGACCACGTCTCCACAAACCTCATCTACCAGCAGATCGTGCGGGGGGTGAAGTTTGGAGAGTATCGCTGCGAGAGG GAGGAGGACCTGGCAGAGCTGGCCTCCCAGCAGTACTATGTGGATTACGGCTCTGAGATGCTCCAGGATCGCCTGCTCAGCCTCATCCCCTCCTACATCCCAGACAGAGAAATCACCTCCACAAAGACTGCGGAGAAGTGGGTTCAGCTGATCATCAGCAGCCACAAAAAG GGATTACAAACAAAGAGGAGGCTGAACACACAGAGGGTGAAGGAGGATGTGGTGGATTTCGCTCGCTTAAAGTGGCCTTTACTCTTTTCCCGTTTTTATGAGGCCTTCAAGTTCTCAG GGCCCAGTCTGCCCAAGAACGACGTGATCGTGGCAGTGAACTGGACCGGGGTTTACTTTGTGGATGAGCAGGAGCAGGTCCTTCTGGAACTCTCTTTCCCAGAGATCACTGCTGTGTCCAGTAGCAG GGGGGGTAAACTTCAGGGCCAGAGTTTTACCTTGGCCACCATCAAGGGAGACGAATACACGTTCACGTCCAACAATGCAGAGGACATCCGCGACCTGGTGGTCAACTTCCTTGAAGGTCTGAGGAAGAGGTCGAAGTACGTGGTGGGACTGCTGGACTGTCCCAACCCTG TGGGGGCGGACTCCACATTCCTGAGCTTCTCAAAAGGGGATCTGATCATCCTGGATGAGCACGACGGCGAGCACGTAATGAACTCCGGCTGGGCTCACGGCATCAACGACAGGACCAAGCTGAGAGGGAACTTCCCTGCTGACTGTGTCTACGTGCTGCCCACCGTCACCCGACCCCAGTATGACCTGGTG GCTCTGGTGACCATGACGCCGGATCAGCGGCGCGAATCCATCGGTTTGTCACACATGAACCTTTCAGACGAGGACAAAACGAAGGCCTACACGCTAGAGGAGTTCTCCTACGACTACTTCAG GGCTCCACCGAAGAGCACACTGAGTCGGGTAATGATCTCTAAGGCCCGAGGCAAagagcgtctgtggagctgCACCCGGGAGCCTCTCAAACAGCCTCTGCTCAAGAAAGTCCTGGCTCATGAAGAGCTCGCTCAGGAGGCCTGTCTGGCCTTCATCG CTGTGATGAAGTATATGGGCGACTATCCGTCCAAGCGCCTTCGCTCTGTCATCGAACTCACTGATCAGATCTTTGAAGGAGCTCTGAAGGCCGAGCCGCTCAAGGACGAGATCTTCTGTCAGATTCTCAAACAGCTGACGGACAATCACATCAA GTACAGTGAGGAGAAGGGCTgggagctgctgtggctctgcaCTGGTTTGTTTCCTCCCAGTAACATCCTGCTGCCTCACGTCCAGAAGTTCCTCCAGGCCAAGAAGCATTATCCACTGGCACCAGACTGCATGCAGCGGCTACAAAAGGCCTTAAG AAATGGATCCAGGAAGTACCCTCCTcacctggtggaggtggaggccatcCAGCACAAGACCACGCAGATCTTCCACAAAGTTTACTTCCCTGATGACGCGGACGAG GTGTTCGAGGTGGAGTCAAGCACCAAAGCCAAAGATTTCTGCTACAACATCTCCGGCCGCCTTATGCTCAAGTCCTCTGAGGGCTTCAGTCTGTTCGTCAAGATCACCGACAAG GTTATCAGCGTGCCTGACGGCGACTTCTTCTTCGACTTTGTGAGACACCTGACAGACTGGATTAAAAAAGCCAGACACGTAAAAGACG GTGTAGTGCCTTCACTGACCTATCAGGTGTTTTTCATGAAGAAACTGTGGACAAACACTGTGCCAGGAAAAGATTCCATGGCCGACTCCATCTTCCACTATTACCAA GAGCTGCCAAAGTATCTACGAGGCTACCACAAGTGTTCGAAGGAGGAGGTGCATCAGTTGGCGGCACTGATCTACAGGGTGAAATTTGAAGACGACAAATCCCATTTTCACAACATTTCCAAGATCCTGAAAGACTTAGTCCCTCAGGATCAGATCCGACACCTGTCCACAGACGACTGGAAGAGG TCCATCATTTCGCTGTTCAACAAACACTCAGGGAAGAGTCGTGAAGATGCGAAGCTTTCCTTCCTCAAAATCATTTACAAGTGGCCCACGTTCGGTTCGGCCTTCTTTGAAGTAAAG caAACAACTGATCCAAATTACCCAGAAACCCTCCTGATAGCAATCAACAAGCACGGGGTGAGCCTGATAGATCCCAAGTCTAAG GACATCCTCACCACTCACCCCTTCACCAAAATCTCCAACTGGAGCAGCGGTAACACGTATTTCCACATCACTATTGGAAACCTGGTCCGAGGCAGCAAACTGCTGTGCGAGACCTCCCTG GGCTACAAAATGGACGACCTCCTTACTTCGTACATCAGCCAGATGCTGACGACCATGACCAAGCAGCGGACCTCCAGGGGAAACAACAAGTGA